A section of the Rhodothermus profundi genome encodes:
- a CDS encoding lipopolysaccharide biosynthesis protein: MVSVKKMKELGKWTSGNLRRAWERGFGQVLGRGIGIGALTGLLSRGVGILVQIFAMPIALHALGVDRFGVFLMLMGLAQWVTLGNFGMSDALTRFVAGGEANDAEKLGDYLGAALTFSLIFGTFLALVCGGIILGWLQSKATLSALPWSEVLEASVILLGLMMVKTITATFQGVQVGRLKSYKVNLFQIVGKLCVIGLLAIAAFAKAGLSGFVAAMVGGLLVGDVLNAYDVMKQVYPRFKNICKKNYIKLKLILKTGLSYSIINFVAFGTTGFLVFLVGALAEPSEAARFGLLMRLWVMITSLLAIINLPVWPAFLDAFRENDWQWLKISIKRLLMLEVSVGLVIAMSIGVGVSQILHLWVGEYFEISSKEAWFFALALFQAIWAYCWGIILMGLQKEKVVAVTHLIRFVIIVTTGIFMIPQMGANGAIVALGGAYFVAETFILPWIGLTALQRRIIKTSGARL, from the coding sequence ATGGTATCGGTTAAAAAGATGAAAGAGCTTGGTAAGTGGACGAGCGGTAATTTGCGACGGGCCTGGGAGAGAGGATTTGGACAGGTATTAGGCCGGGGGATTGGTATAGGAGCCTTGACTGGTCTTCTTTCCCGAGGGGTAGGAATTCTTGTTCAGATCTTTGCTATGCCAATAGCACTTCATGCGCTAGGGGTGGATCGTTTTGGCGTCTTTCTGATGCTAATGGGACTTGCCCAGTGGGTGACTCTTGGCAACTTTGGCATGAGTGATGCGCTGACGCGTTTTGTGGCAGGGGGTGAAGCCAATGATGCAGAGAAGTTGGGGGATTACCTGGGGGCAGCGCTGACTTTTTCTTTAATCTTTGGGACTTTTTTGGCTTTAGTGTGTGGTGGGATTATTCTTGGATGGCTTCAAAGTAAGGCGACATTATCGGCGCTACCCTGGTCAGAGGTTCTGGAAGCATCAGTTATTCTGCTTGGTCTGATGATGGTTAAGACTATAACAGCGACATTTCAAGGGGTTCAGGTTGGACGTCTTAAAAGCTACAAGGTCAACTTATTTCAAATTGTAGGTAAGCTGTGTGTTATAGGATTGCTGGCCATTGCCGCATTCGCGAAGGCTGGATTATCAGGTTTTGTTGCTGCCATGGTTGGAGGGTTACTTGTGGGCGATGTGCTCAATGCATATGATGTCATGAAGCAAGTATATCCTCGGTTTAAAAATATATGCAAGAAAAATTACATAAAATTAAAGCTTATTCTAAAAACTGGATTATCGTATAGTATCATAAACTTTGTGGCATTTGGAACAACAGGATTTCTGGTTTTTCTAGTGGGTGCTTTAGCCGAGCCTAGTGAAGCGGCTCGTTTTGGACTTTTAATGCGTTTGTGGGTGATGATTACAAGTTTGCTGGCAATTATAAATCTTCCTGTTTGGCCTGCTTTTCTTGATGCTTTTCGAGAGAATGATTGGCAATGGTTAAAGATATCTATTAAAAGGCTATTAATGCTTGAGGTGAGTGTCGGATTAGTTATAGCAATGAGTATTGGGGTGGGTGTTTCGCAGATTTTGCATTTGTGGGTTGGAGAATATTTTGAGATATCTTCAAAGGAGGCATGGTTCTTTGCATTGGCACTCTTCCAGGCAATCTGGGCATATTGTTGGGGAATTATTCTGATGGGTCTTCAAAAAGAGAAAGTAGTTGCTGTCACCCATCTTATTCGTTTCGTTATTATCGTAACTACAGGCATCTTCATGATTCCCCAGATGGGCGCTAACGGAGCAATAGTCGCTTTAGGTGGTGCGTACTTTGTTGCAGAGACATTCATTTTACCATGGATAGGCTTGACAGCGCTCCAGCGGCGCATTATAAAAACTTCAGGGGCGAGGCTATGA
- a CDS encoding FkbM family methyltransferase — protein MRGNILAHIRKALVHLVTELAGAGLNRPLTIKVCHRMLLRAFRKKKSGHPFELPEYRFLAKIVLDAHRSRAQLFQDLWVLYELNDKRGGFFVEFGAADGLYLSNTWLLEKEYGWRGILAEPAPYWHKALRKNRSAIISTACVAGHTGMKVTLYVPKTSAEYATICHNFDKSIHSDHFDSYDQIEVETISLNDLLHKCEAPEEIDYISIDVEGSELEILKNFDFDKYKVYLWSIEHNNDIDRETAIDKIMSAHGYERCFREFSLFDAWYRLKR, from the coding sequence GAGGAAATATACTGGCGCATATTCGGAAAGCACTAGTGCATTTGGTAACAGAGCTTGCTGGGGCAGGATTAAATCGTCCCCTTACTATTAAGGTATGCCATCGCATGTTGCTTCGTGCTTTTCGAAAGAAAAAAAGTGGGCATCCTTTTGAATTACCAGAGTATCGTTTTTTGGCAAAAATTGTATTGGATGCTCATCGTAGTAGAGCACAACTCTTTCAGGATTTATGGGTGCTTTATGAGCTGAATGATAAGCGGGGAGGCTTTTTTGTTGAATTTGGTGCGGCTGATGGATTGTATCTGAGCAATACCTGGCTTTTGGAAAAAGAGTATGGATGGCGTGGTATTCTGGCAGAGCCGGCTCCGTATTGGCATAAAGCACTTCGAAAAAATAGATCAGCTATTATTTCAACTGCTTGTGTTGCCGGTCATACAGGAATGAAAGTAACTCTGTATGTTCCAAAAACCAGTGCAGAATATGCAACAATTTGCCATAACTTTGATAAAAGTATTCATTCTGATCATTTTGATTCGTATGATCAAATAGAAGTTGAGACTATCTCACTAAATGATTTATTGCATAAATGTGAAGCTCCAGAAGAGATTGATTATATCAGCATAGATGTAGAGGGAAGTGAACTGGAAATTTTGAAGAATTTTGATTTCGATAAATATAAAGTTTATCTATGGTCTATTGAGCATAATAATGATATTGATCGAGAAACAGCCATAGATAAAATTATGAGCGCTCATGGTTATGAACGTTGCTTTCGGGAGTTTTCACTTTTTGATGCATGGTATCGGTTAAAAAGATGA